The Corynebacterium sp. SCR221107 genome includes the window TACAAAATTCCGCGCGAAGCAAAAGCCGGTAGAAGTCAAGTCTTGGTGCTTGCATTTTGTCATCAACCTGCACGCAAGGCCTAACGTCGTTTCTTGAGTCAATCCTTAGGACTTGATTTTCTCGGGTGTTTGATTGAGTGGGCTACCATGGTTGCCCCGCACCTAGCTGACTGCACAAGTTGCATGAGCTCCCATGGGCACTTTCGTTATCGAATGCGCTTCTGGATAGCGAGGTCATCACAACGCGTTGGCTCGCGGGATAGTTGCCCGGATTTTGCTAACTGTCAGGTTGACCGAGTTTGCCATAGGAGTAGAACGACGCCTTTTTTACAACGCCAACACAAAGTGCCGTCGATTGCTGTTTAGCAGATGCGCCCATCGGCCCCTAATGGCAATCACCACAAAGTCCGCAACACCCCGGTTCTTATCCCTCCGGTGGGGCGATCATGCTGACAGCGCCTCCGCACCTACGCGCGCTCAGCGAGGCGTCCCGGAGCGCCCAGCCTGCGAACCAGACTCAGGGTGAGGACAACGCCAAGAACGAGCGTGGCGATGAGGGTGACAACGATTCCTTGATCTGCCACGGTGTCGTGAGTGATCGTGTCGACGAAGGCCTTTGTCGCCGCCGGATAATCGGCGGTGGCAAAGAACTCTTGTTGGGCCGCTTCAATCTCAGCCCGGCTATACAGATCACTGACGATGGCCCCATTGCCGGGCGCGCGCACGATCACGGTATCCAATCCAGTGTCGTCGAGAAGCACTTGGGCGATGTCGCGGACATCCGCATGCTGACCTGGATCCGCGTCAAAAGCAACGAATCCCAGGGAACCGAAGTCTTGAGCTTGCGCGTAGGCGATTGCCTCTTTCAGGCCAGATCCCATGCCTGCTGCCACATCAGGGTTCATCGCGGCATCGATCGCCACTTGATCGTCGGAAAGCTCGCCAACGAGCGCAGCCACATCAACAGACTCTGGTACCACGAAGCAACCTTGCCTTTCTGCTAGACATGTTTGTCTGTAGGCCACAAACAGATGTGCGTCACATAGCTGGCGTCTTAACCATTGTCACGCGATCAACGGTTCCACAGAATTTCGCAGGCACTGCGCCTCCACAATGTCGTGGCCACGCCAGATTCCTGGAGCCCAACCTTCCTATTCTTTACGCGGTAGCGTTGAAAAACACCCACGCCGCAGTATCAGCGCCACAGTGAAGGATCCGCGGTTGCACAGCCCCCGGAGCCGACAGGGCACTAGAGACAATAGCTAATGTTGGACACTGTAAATTTGGCCTACCCGGCTCAACGCTACCGTACCTTCGTCTGATTCAAGGTCCGGGGGCACCGTTGCGGTGGGGAAAAGAAGGCAGCTTTCGGCCTGCATTGTTACCGTCAGAAAGCAACTTTGCCGACCAACAACGACAAGCGGGGGTAGCGCCACATACCCCTCCATGGGTTTGTAGTCACCCGACGCACAAAAGTTGCCGTGTCGGGGGTGAAACCGCATACAACAGAACGCCCGTACTGTTAAACTTGGCGCCAGGCGACGTTTCGCGTGCCATTTACGCAAACGAGGCATATTTCTGCGTGCGAACACCAGCCAATGCAAGCCTTTTCGCACGTGTGAACAGATTCCCAACTGATCACCTATATCCAAATGGAAAGTGGAGCTCACTGTGACTGAAAGCAAGAACTCCTTCAACGCCAAGCAGAAGCTTGAAGTTGGCGAGAAGTCCTATGACTACTTCGCCCTCAGCGCTGTTCCCGGCATGGAGAAGCTGCCGTACTCCCTGAAGGTTCTCGGCGAGAACCTCCTTCGCACCGAGGACGGCGCCAACATCACCACCGAACACATTGAGGCTATCGCGAACTGGGACCCGACTGCAGAGCCGAGCATCGAAATCCAGTTCACCCCTGCTCGCGTTTTGATGCAGGACTTTACCGGTGTTCCTTGCGTGGTTGACTTGGCTACCATGCGTGAGGCCGTCAAGACCCTAGGCGGCGACCCGGAGAAGGTTAACCCTCTCAACCCTGCAGAGATGGTCATCGACCACTCCGTTATCGTCGAGGCCTTCGGTTCCACCGACGCCCTGGCTAAGAACGTTGAGATCGAGTACCAGCGCAACGAGGAGCGCTATAAGTTCCTGCGCTGGGGCTCCAAGGCGT containing:
- a CDS encoding Rv1476 family membrane protein → MVPESVDVAALVGELSDDQVAIDAAMNPDVAAGMGSGLKEAIAYAQAQDFGSLGFVAFDADPGQHADVRDIAQVLLDDTGLDTVIVRAPGNGAIVSDLYSRAEIEAAQQEFFATADYPAATKAFVDTITHDTVADQGIVVTLIATLVLGVVLTLSLVRRLGAPGRLAERA